From the genome of Oscillospiraceae bacterium:
AGGTCACGCTGGACGGAAAAAAACTTTCCGACTTAAAAGAAAAAGAGCTCTCGGCGTACCGCCGCAGAAATTTAGGCTTTGTTTTTCAGGACTTTAACCTGCTGGACAACTTTTCCCTGCAGGACAACATCTTTTTGCCCCTCGTCCTTTCCGGCGAAAGCTACCCGGAAATGAAAAAGCAACTGGACCCGATTGCACAGGAACTGGGCATTGCTGATATTATACAGAAATACCCTTATGAGGTTTCTGGCGGGCAAAAACAGCGCGCCGCTGTGGCGCGCGCCATCATCACCAAACCAAAGCTGCTGTTGGCCGATGAACCAACCGGTGCTTTGGACTCCCGCTCTGCCGATGCTCTAATGCAGATTTTCGGCAGGCTCAATGCCGCCGGCCAAACCATTGTGATGGTTACCCACAGTGTGCGGGCCGCCAGCAACGCACAGCGCGTTTTGTTTATCCGCGACGGCGAAGTCTTTCATCAGGTGTACCGCGGCAAACACAGCACTGAAGAAATGTTTGCCCTGATTTCCGACACCCTTACTTTAATTGCAACGGGCGGTGAAAAGGATGCGTAAAGGTTTTTACATGAAACTTGCTGCGCAAAATGTAAAACTAAACAGCAAATTTTATATTCCTTATCTCATTGCCAGTTCCATAACCGCCGCCATGTTTTACATTATGGGTTTTTTGGCCTTTAATCCTGGGTTGAAAGGCAACAGCATAAACACCGTTATGGCATTCGGTGTTTGGGTCATTGCCATCTTTTCAGTTATTATCCTGCTGTACATTAACAGCTTCTTAATGAAACGCCGCCAAAAAGAAATCGGCCTGTACAACGTGCTCGGCATGGAAAAGCGGCATATCGGCCGCATTTTCGGCTGGGAAACCGTTTACTCCTACCTCATCACCATGGTCTGCGGGCTGGGCGGCGGTATTTTGTTGAGCAAGCTGTTCCTGCTGCTGCTGTACCACATCTCTAATCTGCCCACCAAACTGCAGTTTGAGGTGAGCGGCAAAAGTGCAGGAAACACGCTGATTTTGTTTGCAGGCATTTTTCTGCTGATGCTGGTGCTTAACCAGGTCAAAGTGCACTTTAACAACCCGGTAGAGCTGCTGCGCGGCGGAAATGTGGGTGAAAAGGAGCCGAAAGCCAACTGGTTCCTCGCTATTCTGGGTGCAGTGCTGCTGGGTGCAGGGTACTACATCTCCCTGACTACAAAAAATCCGCTCAGCGCATTGGAGTATTTCTTTATCGCTGTTCTTTTGGTCATTGCAGGCACCTACCTTCTCTTTATCGCGGGTACTGTCGCCATTTTAAAGCTGCTGAAAAAAAACAAGAAATTCTACTATAAAACTAATCATTTTACAGCGGTTTCTGGTCTTTTATACCGCATGAAGCAAAACGCCACCGGCCTTGCCAGTATCTGCATTTTGGCTACCATGGTTATGGTGATGATGTCGGTCACAGTTTCTCTGCAGGCTGGCGAGCAGAATATCATCGATACCATGTACCCGCAGGATATCTGTGCAAATGTTTATAATGCAAAAAATACCACCGTAGGCAAATCTGTAAACGACCTAGTAGAAAAAGCCGTCAAAGAAGTCGGACGCACCGTGAAAAGTGCACATTACGGGCGCTACCTGCCGCTTACCACTACCCTGAAAAACGGAAATTATGTATTGGATTCCTCCAGTAATATCATGGCGGAAAACTCTGCTGTCTTTACCGTAATGACCGCGCAGGAATATCAAAACTCTACGGGGCAGAAACTTTCCCTCGCGGACGGCGAAGCTGCCTACTACTCCTTTTATGGTTCTTTACCCTCAAGCTTTCAGCTGCTTGGCCAAAAGCTGAAACTGACCACTCGGCTTTCGAGTGCCCCGGTAACTACGGGCAACCAATCCGCTTACCTTGTTAACTC
Proteins encoded in this window:
- a CDS encoding ABC transporter ATP-binding protein, which encodes MSFLEVSNLKKIYTTRLGGTHVQALSNVTFSVERGEYVAIMGESGSGKTTLLNILAALDTPTSGQVTLDGKKLSDLKEKELSAYRRRNLGFVFQDFNLLDNFSLQDNIFLPLVLSGESYPEMKKQLDPIAQELGIADIIQKYPYEVSGGQKQRAAVARAIITKPKLLLADEPTGALDSRSADALMQIFGRLNAAGQTIVMVTHSVRAASNAQRVLFIRDGEVFHQVYRGKHSTEEMFALISDTLTLIATGGEKDA
- a CDS encoding FtsX-like permease family protein — translated: MRKGFYMKLAAQNVKLNSKFYIPYLIASSITAAMFYIMGFLAFNPGLKGNSINTVMAFGVWVIAIFSVIILLYINSFLMKRRQKEIGLYNVLGMEKRHIGRIFGWETVYSYLITMVCGLGGGILLSKLFLLLLYHISNLPTKLQFEVSGKSAGNTLILFAGIFLLMLVLNQVKVHFNNPVELLRGGNVGEKEPKANWFLAILGAVLLGAGYYISLTTKNPLSALEYFFIAVLLVIAGTYLLFIAGTVAILKLLKKNKKFYYKTNHFTAVSGLLYRMKQNATGLASICILATMVMVMMSVTVSLQAGEQNIIDTMYPQDICANVYNAKNTTVGKSVNDLVEKAVKEVGRTVKSAHYGRYLPLTTTLKNGNYVLDSSSNIMAENSAVFTVMTAQEYQNSTGQKLSLADGEAAYYSFYGSLPSSFQLLGQKLKLTTRLSSAPVTTGNQSAYLVNSHLLVVKDEKVLAALMQMQMATQKDGYSTYTYSYAFDTDGTDTQKIALSKTVNQALRSLSNSQNGSDNDSHAFSVVESRQSSANDIQNIVGSLLFLGMFLSLLFVMATVLIIYYKQISEGYDDTERFNIMQKVGMSRAEVRKSIHSQVLLVFFLPLIVACVHMLVVFPYLTKLLKLFQLTNVPLFAACAAGTAAVFAAVYVVVYAITTRTYYHIVSPAKS